Proteins from a genomic interval of Acanthopagrus latus isolate v.2019 chromosome 7, fAcaLat1.1, whole genome shotgun sequence:
- the rtel1 gene encoding regulator of telomere elongation helicase 1 — protein MTSLTLNGVTVNFPFTPYDCQKDYMRKVIECLQTKANGVLESPTGTGKTLCLLCSTLAWREHFRDTISARKIAERLGSEEMFPNTPLSSWGTAATDGDTPAYYTDVPKIIYASRTHSQLAQVINELKNTSYRPKVCVLGSREQLCINQEVMRQESNHIKVHMCRSKVSTRSCVFYNNCEEKSIDKELVNSILDVEDLVKFGNKQRACPYYLSRSLKQQADIIFMPYNYLLDPKSRRAHNIELNGAVIIFDEAHNVEKTCEESTSFDLTPYDIASAIDAVNRLLVEQAKDVSHGDSVSGDFNVDSLNSGLKIEISDIAKIKQILLNLEAAIDSYDVPSDKGITKPGSFIYELLERAQLTYSSKTAVCEALDQIIGHLTGQPGVFLNTSGLQKLADILQLVFCGEPSEKEQELQMQSNTAHFKVHIHQDTSYNKKKQSADVWSSSSSKKQGNVLSYWCFSPGFSMQDLVSQGVRCIILTSGTLSPLSSFTSEMRIEFKVSLENSHVIDRDQIFVSVIDKGPDGVHLSSAFDRRFVPENMASLGNTVANLSRVVPHGLLVFFPSFPLMEKTLEFWRAKGHADRIETVKPIFVEPKGKGTFTEVMDGYYSKVNDPASKGGTFFAVCRGKASEGLDFANTFGRGVIITGLPFPPRMDPRVILKMQFLDEMSRKNTSKLKYLSGQQWYRQQAFRAVNQAIGRVIRHREDYGAIFLCDQRFKNSDARAQLPSWVRPYVRLYDSFGNVVRDVSQFFRVAQKMRPVLETKAVAESCDTLRLPDMRSSGFASCSFSQSSNTQKAKVLDAHLPSLKRRRLNEQAGANGMARICIEYECEVKESQRRPANLLDALEQGDHGMGEDDDDDDAVVGEEKANRLSTLSLQHDKRMDDEMRGGKRKIRLVQEQKKTRLEENKDSRAKTFLAEMKKSLSQVTFEGIVQALQTYKKSDDLDVLLTKTTVLSEDANTHSLLRGLYQFVRAHHKQRFDEKCQELTGQGCGYKPDHSLPKDKKTALKLHGATDSQAAVALNSPSGTSNCTQLNTQQLNKGGRHLNQQGLGGPQTGSAPKSEVHAAFLADVKKALGAEKSAQLFQAIYSYKKTDNYENLVTTVVSLFTERDEDFNLLVRFGVFIRPHHKKQYKDMLDSLVGQSDSAADVPAPSEDQQRHVSLSPTLKTQSKISNFFSSSQRK, from the exons ATGACTTCACTAACTCTGAATGGTGTAACTGTGAATTTCCCTTTCACTCCGTACGACTGTCAGAAGGACTACATGCGCAAAGTGATAGAGTGTCTCCAGACG AAGGCGAACGGGGTTCTGGAGAGTCCTACCGGCACCGGGAAAACTCTGTGCCTGCTGTGTTCCACCCTGGCCTGGAGGGAGCACTTCAGGGACACCATCTCTGCCCGCAAGATAGCAGAGAGGCTGGGCAGTGAGGAGATGTTCCCCAACACGCCTTTGTCCTCCTGGGGGACGGCTGCCACAGATGGTGACACACCAG CTTACTACACAGATGTTCCAAAGATCATATATGCATCCAGGACACACTCTCAGCTTGCACAGGTTATTAATGAGCTAAAGAACACTTCATACAG ACcaaaggtgtgtgtgctgggatCAAGAGAACAGCTGTGTATCAACCAGGAAGTTATGCGTCAGGAGAGCAACCACATCAAG GTCCATATGTGCAGAAGTAAAGTTTCCACCAGGTCATGCGTCTTCTACAATAACTGTGAAG AGAAGAGCATTGACAAAGAGTTGGTGAATTCTATCCTCGATGTGGAAGATTTGGTTAAATTTGGCAACAAACAGAG GGCCTGTCCTTACTACCTCTCCCGGTCCCTGAAACAGCAAGCGGATATCATTTTCATGCCATACAACTACTTGCTGGATCCAAAG AGCCGCAGGGCGCACAACATCGAGCTAAACGGAGCTGTAATCATCTTTGATGAGGCTCATAATGTG GAAAAGACATGTGAAGAATCAACGTCATTTGACCTGACTCCGTATGACATAGCTTCAGCCATTGATGCTGTCAACAGGCTGCTTGTGGAGCAGGCTAAAGATGTCAGCCATGGAGACTCTGTCAGTGGGGACTTCAATGTGGACTCTCTCAACTCTG gtttAAAAATTGAGATAAGCGACATTGCTAAAATCAAAC AGATACTGCTGAATCTGGAAGCTGCCATCGATTCCTATGATGTTCCCAGTGACAAAGGCATCACTAAACCTGGAAG cttCATCTATGAGCTGTTGGAGAGAGCCCAACTGACCTACAGCAGCAAGACTGCAGTGTGTGAGGCTCTGGACCAGATCATTGGACACTTAACAGGAC AGCCGGGAGTGTTCCTGAACACAAGTGGACTGCAGAAGTTGGCTGACATCTTACAG cTGGTGTTCTGTGGCGAACCATCAGAAAAGGAGCAAGAACTGCAGATGCAGTCCAACACAGCTCATTTTaag GTTCATATCCATCAAGACACCAGTtataacaagaaaaaacagagcGCTGATGTGTGGTCTTCGTCTTCATCAAAGAAACAAG GCAATGTCCTGAGTTACTGGTGTTTCTCTCCTGGCTTCAGCATGCAGGATCTGGTCAGTCAAGGTGTTCGCTGCATCATTCTCACAAGTGGTACCCTCTCTCCCCTGTCTTCATTCACTTCTGAGATGAGAAT AGAGTTCAAAGTGAGTTTGGAGAATAGTCATGTGATTGACCGGGACCAGATCTTTGTGAGCGTCATTGACAAAGGCCCAGATGGAGTGCACTTAAGTTCAGCTTTTGACAGAAG GTTTGTTCCTGAAAACATGGCATCTTTGGGCAACACTGTTG CCAACCTGAGCCGTGTGGTTCCTCATGGTCTGTTAGtgttttttccatcttttccttTAATGGAAAAAACCCTTGAGTTTTGGAGA GCTAAAGGACATGCAGATCGCATTGAGACTGTAAAGCCCATATTTGTTGAGCCTAAAGGAAAGGGTACCTTTACTGAG GTCATGGATGGATATTACAGCAAGGTCAATGATCCTGCATCCAAAGGGGGAACCTTCTTTGCTGTGTGTAGAGGGAAG GCTAGCGAGGGTCTGGATTTTGCAAACACCTTTGGTCGAGGTGTCATCATCACCGGCCTGCCTTTCCCTCCCAGGATGGACCCTCGTGTCATCTTGAAGATGCAGTTCTTGGATGAGATGAGTCGGAAGAATACTTCGAAACTGAAG TACCTTTCTGGCCAGCAGTGGTACAGACAGCAGGCTTTCCGAGCTGTGAACCAGGCCATCGGGAGAGTAATCCGCCACAGGGAAGACTATGGAGCCATATTCTTGTGTGATCAGAG GTTTAAAAACTCTGATGCTAGGGCTCAGCTTCCATCCTGGGTCAGGCCTTATGTGCGTCTGTATGATAGCTTTGGGAACGTGGTCCGTGATGTCTCTCAGTTCTTCAGGGTCGCACAGAAAATG AGGCCTGTGCTAGAGACGAAGGCTGTGGCAGAGAGCTGTGACACATTGCGTCTACCAGACATGCGGTCCTCTGGCTTCGCTTCCTGTTCATTCTCCCAAAGCTCCAACACCCAGAAGGCCAAGGTGCTGGACGCCCATCTTCCCAGCCTAAAGAGGAGGAGACTCA ATGAGCAAGCTGGAGCAAATGGGATGGCCAGAATCTGTATTGAGTATGAGTGTGAGGTGAAGGAGAGTCAGAGAAGACCAGCCAACCTGCTAGATGCTCTGGAGCAAGGTGACCACGGCATgggagaggatgatgatgatgatgatgctgtcgTGGGAGAGGAGAAG gcaAACCGTTTGTCCACATTGTCTCTTCAACATGACAAAAGGATGGATGATGAAATGCGAGGAGGCAAACGTAAAATTAGACTGGTCCAAGAACAG AAAAAGACCAGgttagaggaaaataaagacagcaGGGCAAAGACTTTCCTGGCAGAGATGAAGAAGTCACTGAGCCAGGTCACCTTTGAGGGCATCGTACAGGCACTGCAGACCTACAAGAAGAGTGACGACCTGGACGTCCTGCTGACTAAAACCACTGTCTTATCTGAGGACGCTAATACTCACAGCCTGCTCCGGG GCCTCTACCAGTTTGTTCGTGCACATCACAAGCAGAGGTTTGATGAGAAATGCCAGGAACTGACGGGCCAGGGCTGTGGATACAAACCTGATCACTCATTGCCTAAGGACAAGAAGACAGCGCTCAAGCTGCATGGAG ctacagacagtcaggcagctGTGGCTCTAAATTCCCCCAGCGGGACGTCTAACTGCACTCAGCTGAACACACAACAGCTCAACAAGGGGGGACGGCACCTAAACCAGCAAGGATTAGGGGGACCTCAGACTG GCTCTGCTCCAAAGAGTGAAgtccatgctgcctttctggCTGATGTGAAAAAAGCTCTCGGCGCAGAAAAATCAGCTCAACTCTTTCAGGCCATTTATAGCTACAAGAAAACCGACAACTATGAAAACCTGGTGACCACAGTGGTGAGCTTGTTCACTGAGAGAGACGAGGACTTTAACCTTCTAGTCA GATTTGGTGTGTTTATTCGACCTCACCATAAGAAGCAGTACAAAGACATGTTAGATTCTTTGGTCGGTCAGTCggactctgctgctgatgttccTGCTCCAAGTGAAGACCAGCAAAGACATG tttcactgtCACCTACCTTGAAGACACAAAGCAAGATTTCCAATTTCTTCTCAAGCAGCCAAAGAAAGTAG
- the ndufb11 gene encoding NADH dehydrogenase [ubiquinone] 1 beta subcomplex subunit 11, mitochondrial codes for MLTRLSRFGPALPRLLSQPPSRFVSQSKPTGSAGSAAVTELHPAAENAGHGEVSQYVKNPDYHGFSSDPVVDEWNMKVGFFFGISVALVIGGTFIHYLPDHGMRQWARREAERVIQQREKEGLPLIGEDYYDRNKIALPTGGGEE; via the exons ATGTTGACCCGACTGTCACGGTTCGGGCCCGCTTTGCCCCGATTACTGTCTCAGCCACCATCCCGGTTCGTCTCTCAGTCCAAACCGACCGGTAGCGCTGGTTCGGCCGCTGTGACGGAGCTGCACCCCGCAGCGGAGAATGCTGGACACGGTGAGGTCAGCCAGTATGTCAAG aatcCAGACTACCATGGCTTCTCCAGTGACCCAGTGGTGGATGAGTGGAACATGAAGGTCGGCTTCTTCTTCGGCATCTCAGTGGCCCTCGTTATCGGAGGAACATTTATCCATTATTTACCAGATCATGG caTGCGGCAGTGGGCCAGAAGGGAGGCAGAGCGTGTgatccagcagagagagaaggaaggtcTTCCTCTCATAGGGGAGGACTACTACGACCGAAACAAGATTGCTTTGCCCACAGGTGGTGGAGAGGAATAG